AACTCCACGAATCTTTTCCACTTCTCCTTTAGTGACTGGTTGCTTATATGCTATAATCGATAACGTTTCCAAAGCCGAAGCAGAAAGCTTTTTCTTGGATTGAACTTTGGTCAAGGTGTTTATGAAGTGCTTGTATGCAGGCTTGGTCTTAAAAATATAGCCTTCATTGATCTCATAAATCGAAAAAGCATAATCATCATCATTATACTTCTCCACTAAAAAATCAATACCTCCTTGAATCATGCTTTTCTCAATCATCACACCAGAGGCTTCTTCCAAACATTTTTGTATTTGAGTAATACTAAGAGGTGTTGAGGCGCAAAAAATAAGCGCCTCAATATATTTGTAATGCTGTTCCAATATAAATTTTGGTTCTTTTACCTTCTTTTCATCTTCGCTTCAACAGTCTGCATTGTATGAGGAACAGCTTTAAGTCTTTCTTTAGGAATCAACTCTCCTGTATCCTTGCAAACGCCATATGTTTTATTCTTAATTCTTACTAACGCGTTTTGAAGATTGGTTATAAATTTTTGCTGTCTGGCTGCGAGCTGGTTAAGGCTTTCTTTCTCTGCTGTATCCGCGCCATCTTCAAGCACTTTCACATTACCGTAGCTGCCATTAATATCTCCTAATGTGGATTTTGTCAATGAAGCTTTGATAAAGTCTACCTCCTTGCGAGCCTTTTCAATTTTTTCTCTGATAATAACCTCAAACTCTTTTAACTCCTCGTCCGAGTACCTTTTTTTTTCAATTGTATTTTCCATAACTCAATATTTTAAAGCCAAGACAATAACACTACAACGTAAAATTTCTTTACCTACATAACTGCTTTTTACTAGAAATATTGTCAGGAAGCATAAACATACACCTAATAAATACTTCTATTATTATAGGATGTCGGGTACTACTCAAAACGTGAGCAAGAAAAAAATAGTTGCCATGGAACTAATTTTCAAAGCAATTGTTCACAATAAAGGCAAAAAAAAAGTCAGATGAAACTCATCTGACTTATATATATACAGTATTGTACTTTTTTACTTAAAAGAATCGATCTTATCGCATATATTTTCGAATATACTATCAATGCTTCCAACACCATTAATTGGGTAGAATTTGTCTTGGTTTTTATAAAATTCGGCAACAGGAAGAGTTTCATTCTTATAGACAGAAATTCTATTGTTGATTTTATCAATGCTTTGATCATCAGCACGACCTGAATCCTTGCCTCTTTCCAAAATTCTATTTCTCAACTCATCATCCTCTACTTCCAAAGCAACCATTCCAGAAATAGGAGTATTTCTGCTTTCCAACAACTGATCCAAAGCTTCAGCTTGAGCTACCGTTCTCGGGAATCCATCAAAAATAAACCCTGCA
The Aureibacter tunicatorum DNA segment above includes these coding regions:
- the scpB gene encoding SMC-Scp complex subunit ScpB, which produces MEQHYKYIEALIFCASTPLSITQIQKCLEEASGVMIEKSMIQGGIDFLVEKYNDDDYAFSIYEINEGYIFKTKPAYKHFINTLTKVQSKKKLSASALETLSIIAYKQPVTKGEVEKIRGVNSDYAVKRLLEKGLIEIRGKSDLLGRPLLYGTSDFFMEYFGLASINDLPSHLENEKLDNKIGLEQEL
- a CDS encoding TraR/DksA family transcriptional regulator, translated to MENTIEKKRYSDEELKEFEVIIREKIEKARKEVDFIKASLTKSTLGDINGSYGNVKVLEDGADTAEKESLNQLAARQQKFITNLQNALVRIKNKTYGVCKDTGELIPKERLKAVPHTMQTVEAKMKRR
- a CDS encoding adenylate kinase, encoding MLNIVLFGPPGAGKGTQSEKIISKYSLTHISTGDLFRKHLSEGTDLGKLAQKYMDEGNLVPDEVVIGMVEVKIKETGDVAGFIFDGFPRTVAQAEALDQLLESRNTPISGMVALEVEDDELRNRILERGKDSGRADDQSIDKINNRISVYKNETLPVAEFYKNQDKFYPINGVGSIDSIFENICDKIDSFK